The following coding sequences are from one Leptolyngbya sp. NIES-3755 window:
- a CDS encoding putative outer membrane protein (similar to AA sequence:cyanobase_aa:glr1828), with translation MKWLALAIAVSLAACRPIESPPTTTLSQPSTPAVTRLEPPTTIEPTRLESSSSAPTSTTTITVQQAITDLQAQRTSEGLQVNLPENILFDFDKADIRPNAKPTLQKLSVLLKTYQNSPTEIRGYTDSKGSDEYNQDLSERRAKAVESYLVQNFQVNGDRLTPKGLGKTQPIAPNTKPDGSDDPEGRQKNRRVEVIIRNIAP, from the coding sequence ATGAAGTGGCTTGCACTCGCGATCGCTGTGAGTCTCGCGGCTTGTCGCCCGATCGAATCTCCGCCCACGACGACTTTGAGCCAGCCTTCAACGCCTGCCGTCACACGCTTAGAGCCTCCCACTACGATCGAGCCAACTCGCCTCGAATCTAGTTCAAGCGCACCCACCAGCACCACGACGATTACCGTTCAGCAAGCAATTACCGATTTGCAAGCCCAACGGACTTCTGAAGGATTGCAGGTAAATTTGCCAGAAAATATTCTGTTCGATTTTGATAAGGCTGACATTCGACCGAACGCCAAACCAACCTTACAGAAGCTCAGCGTCTTGCTGAAAACTTATCAAAATTCACCGACTGAGATTCGGGGATACACAGATAGTAAAGGCAGCGACGAGTACAATCAGGATCTTTCTGAACGTCGCGCCAAAGCGGTTGAATCTTATCTAGTTCAGAACTTTCAGGTAAACGGCGATCGCTTAACTCCAAAAGGATTGGGCAAGACTCAACCGATCGCGCCGAACACAAAACCGGATGGCTCAGACGATCCAGAAGGTCGCCAGAAGAATCGCCGCGTCGAAGTGATCATCCGCAATATTGCGCCTTAA